One region of Salvia miltiorrhiza cultivar Shanhuang (shh) chromosome 3, IMPLAD_Smil_shh, whole genome shotgun sequence genomic DNA includes:
- the LOC131016499 gene encoding cytochrome P450 736A117-like, whose translation MNMIHETQISDKTRKNKIMFPNTINVQENPRLPTISLLPLFLFAIFLIKKRLITSPKPSKNLPPSPLKLPIIGNLHQMGSSPHRNLSSLAQKHGPAMLLHLGNVPFLVVSSADAASEILKTHDQVFSNRPYSSVANGIYDCKDIAFAPYGEYWRQVRGICVNHLLSSRRVQSFRSVREEEVLLMMERIRESSKSVVNLSDAFAAFANDVICRVALGRKFSDGGKFKKVLEELGVLLGSFDVGEFVPWLSWTKYVNAVSGKVREIAKDLDEVLEFVVREHMDERGERGGGEGKKDFVDVLLDVQRNERDGFVLDEISIKALILDMFAAGTDTTSTLLEWTLSELIRHKKIMAELKTELKSIAGCNSTITEADLDKCQYLKAVIKETLRLHPPLPLLVPRESTHDVKLLGYDIAARTRVVINAWAIGRDPLLWQDPEEFLPERFLNSCVDLKGQFQFIPFGAGRRGCPGAAFALGAVELVLANLVLRFEFALPSGERGEDLDMVEGDGLTIHRKFPLCVVPICES comes from the exons ATGAATATGATTCACGAAACACAAATTTCGGACAAaactagaaaaaataaaatcatgttTCCTAACACCATCAATGTCCAAGAAAATCCTCGCCTGCCAACGATTTCTCTTCTCCCCCTTTTTCTCTTCGCCATTTTCTTGATTAAAAAACGGCTTATTACCTCTCCAAAACCCTCGAAGAATCTCCCACCATCACCCCTAAAGCTTCCTATAATCGGGAATCTGCACCAAATGGGCTCGAGCCCGCACAGGAATCTCTCATCTCTGGCCCAAAAACACGGGCCGGCGATGCTGCTCCATCTCGGCAACGTGCCATTTCTCGTTGTCTCCTCAGCCGATGCAGCTAGTGAGATATTGAAAACCCATGATCAAGTCTTCTCAAATAGGCCCTATTCATCTGTAGCAAATGGGATTTATGATTGCAAAGACATAGCTTTTGCTCCCTACGGTGAGTATTGGAGGCAGGTGAGGGGCATTTGCGTCAATCACCTCTTGAGCAGCAGGAGAGTTCAATCTTTCCGAAGTGTTAGAGAGGAGGAGGTGCTGTTGATGATGGAGAGGATTAGGGAGAGTTCGAAATCGGTGGTGAATTTGAGCGATGCGTTTGCTGCCTTTGCTAATGATGTGATTTGCAGAGTGGCCTTAGGCAGGAAGTTTAGTGATGGTGGGAAGTTCAAGAAGGTTCTGGAAGAGTTGGGGGTGTTGTTGGGTAGTTTCGACGTGGGCGAGTTCGTTCCGTGGCTTTCTTGGACCAAGTATGTGAATGCGGTAAGTGGTAAGGTTAGGGAAATTGCCAAAGATCTTGATGAGGTTTTGGAGTTTGTGGTGAGGGAGCACATGGATGAGAGAGgtgagagaggcggaggcgaaGGCAAGAAGGATTTTGTGGATGTTTTGCTTGATGTGCAGAGGAATGAGAGGGATGGCTTTGTTCTTGATGAAATCTCCATTAAAGCTCTCATTTTA GACATGTTTGCAGCTGGGACAGATACAACGTCCACACTTCTCGAGTGGACGTTGTCCGAACTCATACGACACAAGAAGATCATGGCCGAATTGAAGACAGAACTGAAAAGCATTGCAGGCTGCAATTCGACCATAACCGAAGCAGATTTAGATAAATGCCAGTATTTGAAAGCTGTGATCAAGGAAACCTTGAGGCTGCACCCTCCTCTCCCTCTACTCGTTCCACGAGAATCAACACACGATGTTAAACTGCTAGGCTATGACATTGCTGCAAGAACGCGAGTGGTCATCAACGCGTGGGCTATTGGGAGGGATCCGTTACTTTGGCAAGATCCAGAGGAGTTTTTGCCAGAGAGATTCTTGAATAGTTGTGTTGATTTGAAAGGGCAGTTTCAGTTCATCCCATTTGGCGCTGGCCGGAGGGGATGTCCTGGCGCTGCATTCGCCCTCGGAGCTGTGGAGCTCGTGCTGGCAAATCTAGTGCTCCGATTCGAGTTTGCATTACCAAGTGGAGAGAGGGGGGAAGATCTGGACATGGTTGAAGGTGATGGGCTCACTATTCATAGAAAGTTCCCACTATGTGTTGTTCCTATTTGTGAGTCTTGA